From the genome of Acidobacteriota bacterium, one region includes:
- a CDS encoding PDZ domain-containing protein: MMKRILSGAAALIFGLIPIASVWGLEAPVAGPNDKGIVEITRRAFPSVVQVEAQNHMRKVATGVVIDRDGHIVTTALISPRDETIAVITHDGKRYEAEFLGFDPVTHLAVVKTRAKGLRPLNVPGRSEKAGPGAWVCVIGISPERAPSVTQGIVSSVSDDRLRLNVWVMPGSSGGPVLDEKGRMMGLLRGIYTEEAPVMFGFRDREQVGSGYVLSRAEAPSSGMALAVPIDIVLSVADQIKKTGRVERGWMGVSIFQEEGGEVVLTDVDGRGPAARAGLKPGDIILKIDGRPLDRAEDMAMEIRRSLPGRELVLNVKKSSGTIEDVNVTLGTFSEDEARRELESRFPRLFPPLQPVREKRDFKIPDMPLLSFEKKRYVGIYLEELNPELSAFFGVREGRGLLVSSLTPGGPAEKAGLRVGDVIVSAAGRRVESIDALIDIIQDAKSGSWIKLDILREKKSLSLEVEVAEEEATGGIRLPDWEEGFAVWRAFADRLQNEAVRWNDEHGQAFREELAKIREDMAKKGSAAAEDIKNRLRRLVRKI, from the coding sequence ATGATGAAAAGAATCCTGAGCGGCGCAGCCGCCCTTATCTTCGGATTGATCCCCATCGCTTCTGTTTGGGGGCTGGAAGCTCCGGTCGCCGGACCCAACGATAAGGGTATTGTCGAAATCACCCGCCGGGCGTTCCCTTCCGTGGTTCAGGTCGAAGCGCAGAATCACATGCGGAAAGTGGCGACGGGCGTCGTCATCGACAGGGACGGACATATCGTGACGACGGCTCTCATCTCGCCGCGGGACGAGACCATTGCGGTCATCACGCATGACGGAAAACGATATGAGGCGGAGTTTCTGGGTTTCGATCCGGTGACGCATCTGGCCGTCGTCAAGACCCGGGCCAAGGGTCTTCGCCCTCTGAATGTTCCGGGGCGGTCGGAAAAGGCCGGTCCGGGAGCCTGGGTCTGTGTGATCGGCATCTCTCCGGAGAGAGCGCCTTCGGTCACGCAGGGCATCGTCAGTTCGGTTTCCGATGACAGGCTGAGATTGAACGTCTGGGTCATGCCCGGATCGAGCGGCGGCCCCGTGCTGGATGAAAAAGGGCGCATGATGGGGCTGCTCCGGGGGATTTATACGGAAGAAGCGCCGGTGATGTTCGGTTTCCGCGACCGGGAGCAGGTCGGATCGGGATATGTCCTGAGCCGGGCGGAAGCGCCCTCCTCCGGCATGGCCCTGGCCGTTCCCATTGATATCGTTCTTTCCGTGGCCGATCAGATCAAAAAAACGGGCCGGGTTGAAAGAGGCTGGATGGGCGTCTCCATCTTTCAGGAGGAAGGCGGCGAGGTTGTTCTGACTGATGTGGACGGCCGGGGGCCGGCCGCCCGGGCCGGACTGAAGCCCGGAGATATCATCCTGAAAATTGACGGGAGACCGCTGGACCGGGCGGAAGATATGGCCATGGAAATCCGCCGCAGCCTCCCCGGGCGCGAACTTGTCCTGAATGTAAAAAAAAGTTCAGGGACAATCGAGGACGTCAACGTGACACTCGGAACTTTCTCCGAAGATGAGGCGCGGCGAGAGCTCGAATCCCGCTTCCCGCGCCTTTTTCCGCCTTTGCAGCCCGTCCGGGAAAAAAGGGATTTCAAAATCCCGGACATGCCCCTCTTGAGCTTTGAAAAGAAGCGTTATGTCGGCATTTATCTGGAAGAGCTGAATCCGGAACTCTCGGCGTTTTTCGGAGTCCGGGAGGGGCGGGGCCTTCTCGTCTCGAGCCTGACGCCCGGCGGTCCGGCGGAAAAAGCCGGGCTTCGGGTCGGCGATGTCATCGTATCCGCGGCCGGCCGGCGTGTCGAGTCGATCGACGCGCTCATCGACATCATCCAGGATGCCAAGTCCGGGAGCTGGATCAAGTTGGATATTCTCAGGGAAAAGAAAAGCCTGAGCTTGGAAGTTGAAGTCGCCGAGGAAGAAGCGACCGGCGGGATCCGCCTCCCGGATTGGGAAGAAGGGTTCGCCGTCTGGCGGGCGTTTGCGGATAGGCTCCAAAACGAGGCTGTGCGCTGGAACGACGAGC
- a CDS encoding sigma-70 family RNA polymerase sigma factor, giving the protein MDEQELMARVQAGDEEAFSGLVGLYKDRIVNYLYHFTGDYQKAVDLSQETFIRVYFKADKYRPIAPLSSWIYSIAGNLARSELKRSKRRAAVSLDDIPNEWQAGTYSEDPDDTGLVRNLREALDSLHPRYRIPIILKDIEGFSQEEIAEIIRRPVGTVKARISRARSALKRKLQKAVGGGSIPEDHEVQNGKS; this is encoded by the coding sequence ATGGACGAGCAGGAGCTGATGGCCCGGGTCCAGGCCGGAGACGAAGAGGCTTTTTCCGGGCTTGTCGGGCTCTATAAGGACAGGATCGTGAATTATCTTTACCACTTCACGGGAGATTATCAGAAGGCCGTGGATCTATCCCAGGAAACGTTCATTCGGGTCTATTTCAAAGCGGACAAATACCGGCCCATTGCGCCGCTGTCCTCGTGGATTTACTCCATTGCCGGAAATCTGGCCCGTTCCGAGCTCAAACGATCCAAGCGCCGGGCGGCGGTTTCCCTGGACGACATCCCCAACGAGTGGCAGGCCGGAACATACTCCGAAGATCCCGATGACACCGGCCTGGTTCGCAACCTCCGGGAGGCCCTGGACTCGCTTCATCCCCGCTACCGCATCCCCATCATCCTCAAGGATATCGAGGGATTTTCCCAGGAGGAAATCGCCGAAATCATCCGCCGTCCGGTGGGAACGGTCAAAGCCCGCATCAGCCGCGCCCGATCGGCCCTCAAACGGAAACTTCAAAAGGCCGTCGGCGGCGGGTCGATTCCCGAAGATCACGAGGTGCAGAATGGAAAATCTTGA